A window of Clostridia bacterium genomic DNA:
TTTATTGCACTTCCTTCTAAAGGTGTGGAAATAACACGCAACGTAGCATCTCCACTTTTAAAATCTGCCACAAATCTTCCTTGAGCAACCTTCACGCCATCAATCCCTGAGACCTTCTCAACGTCATTTTGTTCAAAGCCCAGGCTATATACTGTATAGTCTGCAAGAGAATAGTCCGTATAATACTGTTCTGACATCCTCTGGTATTGGTATAATACCGTTTTTAGTGTAACAAAGAATCCGACACCTATTGCAACTATCAAAGCTGCTGAAATCAACTGTGGAAGCTGTCTCTTTATTTTACGCAGTAAAAGTTTGTTTTCTATCTTCATAGTACCACCTACCATTCTACTTCATCTGGTGAAAGAGGTGATGGGTTATAAACAGTATCAATTATTTTGCCGCTTCGCATTTTAATAACTACATCAGCGACTTTTGCTATATCCTGGCTGTGGGTTATAAGTATTATGGATGTGCCATGCTTTTTATTGATATTACACAGTACATTTAAAATCATGATGCCCGTCTTAAAGTCAAGTGCACCCGTAGGTTCGTCACACAAAAGCACCTTCGGATTTTTTGCTATAGCCCGTGCAATTGATATTCTTTGCTGTTCTCCTCCCGACAGCTCAGCGGGAAAATGATTTTTCCTTTGGGACAGCCCTACAACAGCCAAAGCATTCTCTGCCCCCTCCTTTGGCAGCTTCCCGATTTCTGTGGAGAAC
This region includes:
- a CDS encoding ABC transporter ATP-binding protein gives rise to the protein MSLYEINNLVKLYGEGENKVRALDDISINIESGKFIVVLGASGSGKSTLLNILGGMDSATAGEIIFNGENITKLDQRRLTRFRKENIGFVFQSYNLLPNLTAIENVEFSTEIGKLPKEGAENALAVVGLSQRKNHFPAELSGGEQQRISIARAIAKNPKVLLCDEPTGALDFKTGIMILNVLCNINKKHGTSIILITHSQDIAKVADVVIKMRSGKIIDTVYNPSPLSPDEVEW